In one Culex quinquefasciatus strain JHB chromosome 2, VPISU_Cqui_1.0_pri_paternal, whole genome shotgun sequence genomic region, the following are encoded:
- the LOC119767397 gene encoding uncharacterized protein LOC119767397, translated as MKHTMNGAELSELVYKKTMREHLQLLCVGPTHNMTTGGKSNSFCVYLILLLSSSTLVLVAGPPSSPPRCRCCSGLPVVRFRSGPRHVIVHHYTHIVKSTSTTFTHSTQHRLAPANQSLVNHLGTHNGHRPTAQYQERGSQQRRCTGSGTCKSR; from the exons ATGAAACACACGATGAATGGAGCTGAGTTGAGCGAGCTTGTATACAAGAAGACGATGAGAGAGCATCTCCAACTTCTCTGTGTGGGGCCAACACACAACATGACGACGGGAGGAAAATCCAACTCATTTTGTGTTTAT TTGATACTTTTGCTCAGTAGTAGTACCTTGGTTCTGGTCGCTGGACCACCGTCGTCGCCGCCGCGTTGCCGTTGTTGTTCCGGGTTGCCCGTAGTACGTTTTAGATCCGGTCCGCGTCACGTAATCGTGCACCATTACACACATATCGTCAAGAGTACCTCAACAACCTTCACGCATAGCACGCAACATCGATTGGCACCGGCTAATCAATCTCTAGTCAATCATCTTGGAACGCACAATGGACACCGACCGACCGCCCAGTATCAAGAGCGAGGAAGCCAGCAACGACGATGCACCGGAAGTGGAACCTGCAAGTCACGGTAA